The DNA window TCTAATCAAGAACTCTTTGATCAGGAAGTTGGAAATTAAACTACTGTGTGGTGCAGCCCTTCCTTCTGGGCATGAAGCAGCAGTAGGTTTAACGCATCAAATATCAGAATGGAAGTGACACAAGCAGGTCTGTTACCTTGACTTCAAAGAAGGCGGAGCCAAAGGTCTGCCATTTGTAGATGATTTTTAGAAACATCAGCTTGGCCTCTTCTCGCGATTTACCAGCTTGCTTGTTGAAGAAGGCCACCACAGACTGCCATCacatacatgtaaaaaaaagactcaTTGTTCACATCCACTTCCGGTTCAAAACTTTTCAGGTTGTACCCTTTTCCAGTCATCTGGCGACATCTGACGAATGAGATCATGAGGGACCAGCTCTCTCAGCATCTTGGGAATGGTGGGAAAGTGGGATTTGTCATCCTCAAACTTGACTCGGTAGATGAGAGCAGCCAGCTGGAATACTTCGTCTCGAGAACACTTGTGGTAGCCACGCAGGTATTTGGGCAGCTCCTGAATGATGAGGAAGAACTTGTCAGAACTAttgtctcttctttttttttatttcaacctTCCTCCTAAGAAGGACTCGCCTGGTAGTAGTGGAAGATAGAGTCAGCAAAGGAGTCCTTCCCTGGAACTGTGCTGGTCCACAACTTCTTCATGAAGAACACCTGATAGGTCAGAGAGGGAACCATTCCTGCAAGGTGAAGGTCAAGTTTCAGGATGTTTGATTTCTCagtacacacacaggtgtaAAAATGTACAGCTGCATGTACCATCTTTTGCTGGACGTGATTTCTTGATCCAGTCTGTCAAATGTCGGACAAAGTCAAAGAAGAAATCTCCTTCTGGAACACTGATCACCTACAAAACCAGTATACACCCAGTATAGTGAGCTCTGTGTCTTATGAACGACAGTTAAACTTGACTTCTGACCTTGTCTGAGATCTTGACAAAGAGGCTGAAACCCTCATGGGATTTCAGCAGCAGTCTGGTGGAGATGTTCTGACAGAAATCCTTGGCTTTGGTACTGGACTCCACTTCAAACGCCTGGAGAATAGGAACACACAAATCTGCTCTAGAGACCGTCCTcaggagagtgtgtgtgtttgtgtgtgtgtctgtggtaCCTCATCTGTGTCATCAGGGAAGTACACTTTGTGAAAGATCTGCGTCGTCTTGTGCTGGATGGCCTCCACTTCCACCAGATGTGGAGGGTATTTCCTGGAGCCGTTTCTGTTACCATGGAAATCAAGAGGTTCGATTGACAGTGAAGTTTCTATTTAGCATCTACACCTTTCTGAAAACGCACCGTGGCGACAGCAGGGGTATAGGCAAAGTTTTTGACTTGCGAGCCACACTGGCTTAAAAAATTTGGCCGAGGGGTTGTCTGCATATAGGTGGTCATTAAACAGAACCCCCTActtgctcacagtgcaacaaaataacacaacacatccacagcaagttaacataACACgtgggtcattcattcattttctaccgcttatcctcacaagggtcgttggtgtgctggagcctatcccagttgtcttcgggtgtgaggcggggtacaccctggactgatggccagccaatcacagggcacatatagacaaacaaccattcacactcacattcatacctatggacaatttggagtcgccaattaacctagcatgtttttggaatgtgggaggaaaccggagtacccacagagtggaatcgaactcgggtctccccgAGTCAATAAGTGCTAATAAAACACAGCCACATGTTTGTAGACACAGCACCACAAGCTACCCAACATGCCCTGCGGTGGGATTATGTTGGTGTCATTTTGGCATaggtgttgtgtgtatttgtatgccCAGTCGGTAGTTTACAATGtgtgtgttgacgtgttgtgttgtttggataAATGTTTTGTACAGGACTATTTCCTGTGCGACTCAAGCATGCTTGTTGTTAAAGGCTTGtttaaaaaactaattttgAAACCCCCAGTGGGCCAGATTAATACGTTTGACAGGCTTGATGTGGCCCGAATGCCACAGTTTGCTCGCCCCTGGTCTACAGTACCTATGGTATAAATCTGTAGTGTGTAACTACCGCAATGCTTTGTGTAGCCTGTGCATGCAGTCGGCAGATAGAGGATGTTGTCTCTTGGACTGCAGGAAGCGCTGGATGTGTGGCAGAAGGATGTTACTGGGAGGAAAGAGACCAGTGCACAACCAGAGGAGCTCCCAGCCTTTTTCCTCACTGTACCTGtaagtacacacacaaacatgttcaACTTCTTTGTGATCTACATCTAAAACGGTCAGTTGGGTTTGCAATATGTCACTAATGGCTACGTGTCACTCATCAAcatctttttgtcttttatgtcattattcTGTGACAGAATAGGTCATAGTTTCCTTGTACACACTTGACGTGGTTGTCAGTGAGTTGTTTGATGATCTGGCAAAAGATCTCATCCTTCAGTGGCTCTGCCTTCAGGGATCCCTCAAAGATTTGGTCGGTCAGCTCGTTGACTGATCTGGTGCGTTTGGAGGGGTAGTCACCCATGTACTTCATCACAGGTAGGAAACAGGTTAAAGAACATGTTggttttaattagggctgtcactCTATTAAAGTTTATGATTGCAATTGATCGCATTTTGTCTATagtaactcagaattaatcacatttaatcgcagatagaaataagtttacttcgatgtgcaactaaaatgattattacatcaaattttacgTAAAAGTAtgacattatttaaaacattacagtcagcaagcatatttttgtattgctaTTTTACCCGCAAATGCAAAATGTGAGATCTCTCACACtgacaaacatgttttgtttatttgtatcagctcaataatatttgtttatttatgatactgactttaaaaactaaattctaaatgtttgtatatAAAACAGTCTATTTAgtaacattcagaaaggattattatgaaAGATTTGCCACAATGCACcattccttcatgaaatgtacaaatgaaaatacctaaaacacaggccaatagtcataaaacatttaatctaaattgcaaactcaatgtcatttcattcGTCATTAGAAACTacaaattatattacaatacatattattttattacaatactgtaactattgaTTAGAAATCCCACCGTCTTTGAATGTTTAAAATCGAGCTgcaatttgtcctactttttgacggtcattgaacgcaccgatgcaccgttctccgatgcaaagatggctgaatggatgtatttgaatgtattttccttcctttttccttcacccaatatttgctcccaaatgctgacacTATGTGGGAATACatgaaggtaagatttgatgactttgagtgctaatgtgcataatCGTGGTACAGaacctctctgaaaaacaaagtccaccaaGCGGGATGGTGGCTCAGTAGTTagtgcttttcatttgatgttgttctcGCCATAGTCTTATACAATACATCATAAATAGGATCAATCACAACGCTATAATGTACGTAGGTTTGACCCAAATGTTGAAAATATTGCCGTAGCTAGTTCGATGCTAACtcgctaatgctagcacaacacTGACTTCATCACATCGAcaccgtcaatagcagctgtaactccaattttagctggcagttcaatgcaaaaatcagcaagagatgtaaaaatgtaaaaacaactaGTTAGTTGGGACACTCTTATGCCGAgatagcactgtatatgacaataaaaacaatacctgcactgctccagtctctagCAGGCCATGTAAtacgtgataagtcaaacacagcaacaATAGATACAagtaactttggtcttgctacaagagccatctgccagggctttgaagatAAATTTACCTAAATCTAAATACTCTTCTCTTTCTCCATTTCTCATCAATATTTGTtacagcttgtggctacagagttaccgtgcctCAATCAAACTACGTGTGGGccaagggtcaaacaggaggagcgcaGGTTAATCGCGCGTCAATAAAATTATCGCCGTTAAGGGAAACTTCCGTGTTAACTTTGAGAGCCCTAGTTTTAATTGGTACAGCCTACAGTATGGTGGCAACATTCTGAACATTATGACGTGGTAAAGGATATCAATGAAAGCCATGCAGGCCTCCTGTGCAAGATCCTCATGATGGATCACCTTCTTCAGTAGTGGTTGTTTCAGAGGCTCTCTGGTGCAACTCCATAACTTGTCCTTACCTCGATTCTTAGTGACCATCACTCTGCTTAGTGTGTGTTTGGGAGGAGGCCTGCAAGAAGCACACAACTTATTTTACTACAGTGTATTGTGTGGGTCCACTTTTCTTTTCTGATAGCAAGATCAATAATGGCATTCTTAGAGGAGTTTGCTGTGGATGTTTGTACCTGAAGTAGTCATAGGAGAACTCCTCCAGTGTGTATGGCTTGACTGAGTCTTCACCCTCAGGAAGCATAAGTTGTGACACTCTCACTGACTGTTGTCGCTGGTCTGGTGTCATGGTCACGAGAGCCTGATTGGTTGGATTGCATCACATTTTTGTCACTTATTCCTGTTTTgacttaaatgtaaatatgaacgGCAAGCAGCTTTGATGTACCACAATTTCCTGCTGAGGTCGTGTCATGGTGGGCAGGACATAGACGGAGTCAGCTGGGAAGTCTCCTTTCTGATTGGTTCTCTCGTTGACGCCATGTGCCCAACCTGAGTTGAGAACTTGCTCACCAGTGTCTTGGTCTAGCAAGATCAAGTCTCCCTTTTGGAAGCTCAGGAATGTGGACGGCTCaccatctggaaaaaaaaaagttaaaggaCGTGATTGGCACTTTGGACTTCTTTGTCCCACATCCCAAAGTTCAGCGAGGACATACTCTGGTTGGGGCTGTCTTGTAATGCCACCACAAACTTTGATCTCTTCCTCAGGCCTTCCAGGAAGGTCACCACCAGGTCGCGGATGTCCTCAGCGTTGTTGGAGGTGAAGGTATACTCTTCTCCTTTGATGGTTGCCAGTGTGAAGCTCTGACTCTGCAACTTTCCTCCCCTGAAAGAACGGCACCCATGTATGCACAATTGGATGTAACTCTGGCAGCCGTTGAACCTCGATGTCCAACACGAAAAGAGATCAACATCACTGAGTGATTACAGTTTCCAAGTATGTCTCACCTGCTGCTTGACACCGCAGTGATCTCTGGGAAGGCGAGCTCTAACAAGACCTGTTCTTGCTCGTCGACAAAATACACGCCTGTCCAGTTGACTGCGACAATGAGGTCGTTTTTAGGCAGACTTGGACCTGAAGTGAAGAACATCCTCATCCTTACTCAAGTCCAGCTCATTGCTTTGCGACACATTAAAAAGATGTAGAGTTCACTGAAGACAGACGATTGAATCTCACCGGAGAACTTGAAGGCTTCATAGAAACGAGAGAAGAGCAGAGGCCACTTGTGGCGAGCAAAGTCCACCACTTCCTCTTTGACCTTCTGAGGGTCAAACCTCTTCTGTGTGTAGATGCCCTGAACAACAGCGAAGTGGACAAATTATTGCTATTGTCCAATTATAATGTTCTTTACTATTACTACTCATGAAAGATGTAATTCATCTTAAGATAGTAACAATAAGATCAACAAACTGTCCCAGTGACCAGCACCTTTTTGTGGGCTGCCATGATGAAGTGAGCCCATTTTTCCACCGTCCTGGAACTGCTCATCTCTCTATCCGGGATGTAGGACGGAATAAGGCTCAGCAGTCGCTCCAGCAGGACCTCTGAGCCGTAGTCTACGTAATACTGCTGAGATGCCAGTTCTGCCAGGTCCTCCTGAGCCAAAAAGAAGAGGAAGTCTTGGAATTGGACTCAGATACAGAAGAAGAGAATGTCTACAGAAGAGAAGCTGTCGTCACCCTGTCGCAGCGGTACTCTCCAAACTTGACGCCCCTGACAGTTTGCTGGTAGATGAGGTTGGTGGCGACCGTATCGTCCGCAGCACAGTGCCATGGAGTGAAGATCTCCTTTCTGAAGAACAGCCTCCAGGGAGCGTTCCTCTCCTGGGCTCCCTGCTCCTTGGCGTACTGCTCGCACTGGGACACAGCGTCCATCACGTGGTCGTTTCCGCTGCCCAAAGATGAGACCTGCATGCCGTGATGACATTCAAatcatgataaaaaattttcaataTTATCTGGGAGAAAATGCtttttcttccttcttcttcaaGTGTTTATTTTGGCTCAGACAACCTTGTCAAACAGAGCGATGTAGAGCGAAAAGCCGAATCTGTCCTGCAGGCTGATCTTGTCGGCCAGTGTGTTGCAGAGCTCTTTGGCTGTCGTGGCTGAGTCCGTCAGCAGCGTTTTGGTAGTTCCGTCCATGAACGTTACCGGCAGCATGATGGGTTTCTTCGACTTGGTTGCCTGGATATTGATTCCCCAATAATTAAGTAATAGGCGCCAGATAAAATGAgctttatttaccgtattttctggactataagtcgctccggagtataagtcgcacaaggctaaaaatgcataattaggtagaaaaaaacatacataagtcgcactggagtataagttgcatttttttacaaactacttgaccaaaacagacattacgtcatcttggaaggcaagttctaatagagaacaggctgaatagatgtaagatatgctaacacaatggttatttagctacacaaaaaataaacatgaacagaaaaggtgtccattgtttatgtaacataaacagttttttcatttataagtcacactggagtttaagtcgcaggaacagccaacctatgaaaaaaagtgtgacttatagtccggaaaatacggtaattgtgtgtgtgagtgtttgtgtaCGTGTACCTGCAACTCCAGCCAGGATGGAGGTTGTGTTCTGGTCCCATtcacaaatgttcttctcagTCTTTCTTCACAATACGGAGCATAGCCCGGTGGCCCGCTGCTGATGAAGTTCCTCAAGTACTGCGGGTGAACACCAAAAGCCATTAGTATACTCACGGTACTTAGTCACTATGTGCACTAAACTTTGTCCCGACCTTGAGGAACTTGTCTGACGGGGCAAAGCAGCCGACACACAAACTGATGAGTATCCAACCTCGAGCGTGAGAGCTCTTAGATGGGTTCTGACTCAGCTGTTTGCAGATCTGACAGTAGATCTCATCCCTAacacacatacaacatacacacacacacacatacacacaagtgAACTATTGCCACCCCCACAAATTGTCATACCAGGACTAGAACCCAGACAGCCCCCACTAGACCATACGGGATGTGGTGTTTACCTCAGCCCAGGTCTCAGGATGCCGTTACCGATGATGAAGTGAAGTTTCTCCAGGTTTGATGTCGGCCGGTCCTCCAGCatgctgttgccatggagaccatACTCGCCATCGTTAAGGCGCTTTGTGACCTGTAACTTGTCCATCAATTAGTAACTAAAGGCAGTCGCATGATGATGAATCAAAAACAACTTTTCTCACCTCCTCAGTGATCTTGGATTTCTTTTTCAGAGTAAGCGAGACCAGTTTGTGTCGGAGGCTATTCTTGCGAGGGCTGTCGGACTGAGGCGTCTGGATACAGGGAAACACAGTCCAAACATGGCCCCAAGTGGTTTTTAACCAATTTTACAATCCTGTATGTTAGCTCCATTTTTGTGGTAGAAGCTCCTTCCAGCCTCCCTTACCTCTCCTTCTCCCTGGAGTGCCTGCAACTCTCTCTTGTAAGTCTTTTTTCCCAGAGTCTCGTAGATTTTGGTCATGACTGGAATCTTCTCGCTGCCGTCACTGATGGCTGTGTGGTATTTGGGCTCAGGCAAATCTCCCATGAACCTGAGCACTGTGATCCACACGGCCAGTGCTGCCTAGACCGGATCAAAGCATGAACATCGCTATCAGGTGCAATAGTAAGAATAATATATGTCTTTGACATACCAGCTGGTCTCCCTCATCATCATGGAAGAGCAGCGGCTGCTTCAGGGGTCGACGGACATAAGTGTGCGTGGTGGTGCCCTGGAAGTAGGTGGCAGCAAACTTGGAAAACTTGTACTCAGACAgatcctcctcatcatcatcctctgGCAGAGGAAGAGCTTCATCCAAgtcttcctcctccagctcccgGTGGGTCCTTTCCAGGTCCTGCACAGGAGGCAGAACAACAGGTACATAGTACATCCTGACTCAGGAGTTATTTAAGCTAACATTTGCTGTCTGACCTCAAAGCCCACAGGAGCTTGTCCCTCCTGACCAGGAAAAGAACTTGTAGTGCCCAGGAAGCCAAACATCTTGTCAACCATGTCTGAGTCGTTGACTGGCTCC is part of the Doryrhamphus excisus isolate RoL2022-K1 chromosome 8, RoL_Dexc_1.0, whole genome shotgun sequence genome and encodes:
- the myo7aa gene encoding myosin VIIAa isoform X9, giving the protein MVILQQGDYVWLDLKSGREFEVPIGAVVKLCDSGQIQVVDDEGNEHWISPQNATNIKPMHPTSIHGVEDMIRLGDLNEAGILRNLLIRYREKLIYTNCGGRTYTGSILVAINPYQLLPIYTADQIRLYTNKKIGEMPPHIFAIADNCYFNMQRNNRDQCCIISGESGAGKTESTKLILQFLAAISGQHSWIEQQVLEANPILEAFGNAKTIRNDNSSRFGKYIDIHFNKRGAIEGAKIEQYLLEKSRVCRQAQDERNYHIFYCMLKGMTADEKKKLGLSKATDYTYLTMGKCTVCDGRDDMKEYSNIRSAMKVLMFTDKENWEISKLLAAILHMGNLRYEARTYDNLDACEVVHSPHLTTAATLLEVDGKDLRNCLTSRTLITRGETVSTPLSMEQALDVRDAFVKGIYGRLFVWIVEKINAAIYKPPSSQSKGIRRSIGLLDIFGFENFTVNSFEQLCINFANENLQQFFVRHVFKLEQEEYNLENINWQHIEFTDNQDALDMIAIKPMNIISLIDEESRFPKGTDSTMLNKLNFQHKVNTNYIPPKNNYETQFGIQHFAGVVYYETKGFLEKNRDTLYGDIIQLVHSSKNKFIKQIFQADVAMGAETRKRSPTLSSQFKRSLELLMRTLSVCQPFFVRCIKPNEYKKPMLFDRDLCVRQLRYSGMMETIRIRRAGYPIRYTFVEFVDRYRVLMPGVKPAYKQEDLRGTCQRIAEAVLGRDDDWQMGKTKIFLKDHHDMLLEIERDKAITDKVILIQKVVRGFKDRSNFLRMRKSAVLIQKTWRGYLCRKNYGAMRAGFSRLQALVRSRKLCASYHVARQRITGFQGHCRGFLVRRAFRHRLWAVITIQAYTRGMIARRLYRRLRGEYRRRLEAEKMRLAEETKLRNQMSAKRAKAEAERKHQERLTQLAKEDAEREKKEKEEARRKKELVEQMERARMEPVNDSDMVDKMFGFLGTTSSFPGQEGQAPVGFEDLERTHRELEEEDLDEALPLPEDDDEEDLSEYKFSKFAATYFQGTTTHTYVRRPLKQPLLFHDDEGDQLAALAVWITVLRFMGDLPEPKYHTAISDGSEKIPVMTKIYETLGKKTYKRELQALQGEGETPQSDSPRKNSLRHKLVSLTLKKKSKITEEVTKRLNDGEYGLHGNSMLEDRPTSNLEKLHFIIGNGILRPGLRDEIYCQICKQLSQNPSKSSHARGWILISLCVGCFAPSDKFLKYLRNFISSGPPGYAPYCEERLRRTFVNGTRTQPPSWLELQATKSKKPIMLPVTFMDGTTKTLLTDSATTAKELCNTLADKISLQDRFGFSLYIALFDKVSSLGSGNDHVMDAVSQCEQYAKEQGAQERNAPWRLFFRKEIFTPWHCAADDTVATNLIYQQTVRGVKFGEYRCDREDLAELASQQYYVDYGSEVLLERLLSLIPSYIPDREMSSSRTVEKWAHFIMAAHKKGIYTQKRFDPQKVKEEVVDFARHKWPLLFSRFYEAFKFSGPSLPKNDLIVAVNWTGVYFVDEQEQVLLELAFPEITAVSSSRGGKLQSQSFTLATIKGEEYTFTSNNAEDIRDLVVTFLEGLRKRSKFVVALQDSPNQNGEPSTFLSFQKGDLILLDQDTGEQVLNSGWAHGVNERTNQKGDFPADSVYVLPTMTRPQQEIVALVTMTPDQRQQSVRVSQLMLPEGEDSVKPYTLEEFSYDYFRPPPKHTLSRVMVTKNRGKDKLWSCTREPLKQPLLKKVIHHEDLAQEACMAFIAVMKYMGDYPSKRTRSVNELTDQIFEGSLKAEPLKDEIFCQIIKQLTDNHVKYSEEKGWELLWLCTGLFPPSNILLPHIQRFLQSKRQHPLSADCMHRLHKALRNGSRKYPPHLVEVEAIQHKTTQIFHKVYFPDDTDEAFEVESSTKAKDFCQNISTRLLLKSHEGFSLFVKISDKVISVPEGDFFFDFVRHLTDWIKKSRPAKDGMVPSLTYQVFFMKKLWTSTVPGKDSFADSIFHYYQELPKYLRGYHKCSRDEVFQLAALIYRVKFEDDKSHFPTIPKMLRELVPHDLIRQMSPDDWKRSVVAFFNKQAGKSREEAKLMFLKIIYKWQTFGSAFFEVKQTTEPNYPEILLIAINKHGVSLIDPKTKDILITHPFTKISNWSSGNTYFHITIGNLVRGSKLLCETSLGYKMDDLLTSYISQMLTTMNKQRSGRGLNK
- the myo7aa gene encoding myosin VIIAa isoform X5, with the protein product MLTLNRTVLDTFLKYFRCEVEQSNGHSKLPAHVNLPVAMATKFKRRGSDWALEGWDPNVRRLSYKYTTLIKGDYVWLDLKSGREFEVPIGAVVKLCDSGQIQVVDDEGNEHWISPQNATNIKPMHPTSIHGVEDMIRLGDLNEAGILRNLLIRYREKLIYTNCGGRTYTGSILVAINPYQLLPIYTADQIRLYTNKKIGEMPPHIFAIADNCYFNMQRNNRDQCCIISGESGAGKTESTKLILQFLAAISGQHSWIEQQVLEANPILEAFGNAKTIRNDNSSRFGKYIDIHFNKRGAIEGAKIEQYLLEKSRVCRQAQDERNYHIFYCMLKGMTADEKKKLGLSKATDYTYLTMGKCTVCDGRDDMKEYSNIRSAMKVLMFTDKENWEISKLLAAILHMGNLRYEARTYDNLDACEVVHSPHLTTAATLLEVDGKDLRNCLTSRTLITRGETVSTPLSMEQALDVRDAFVKGIYGRLFVWIVEKINAAIYKPPSSQSKGIRRSIGLLDIFGFENFTVNSFEQLCINFANENLQQFFVRHVFKLEQEEYNLENINWQHIEFTDNQDALDMIAIKPMNIISLIDEESRFPKGTDSTMLNKLNFQHKVNTNYIPPKNNYETQFGIQHFAGVVYYETKGFLEKNRDTLYGDIIQLVHSSKNKFIKQIFQADVAMGAETRKRSPTLSSQFKRSLELLMRTLSVCQPFFVRCIKPNEYKKPMLFDRDLCVRQLRYSGMMETIRIRRAGYPIRYTFVEFVDRYRVLMPGVKPAYKQEDLRGTCQRIAEAVLGRDDDWQMGKTKIFLKDHHDMLLEIERDKAITDKVILIQKVVRGFKDRSNFLRMRKSAVLIQKTWRGYLCRKNYGAMRAGFSRLQALVRSRKLCASYHVARQRITGFQGHCRGFLVRRAFRHRLWAVITIQAYTRGMIARRLYRRLRGEYRRRLEAEKMRLAEETKLRNQMSAKRAKAEAERKHQERLTQLAKEDAEREKKEKEEARRKKELVEQMERARMEPVNDSDMVDKMFGFLGTTSSFPGQEGQAPVGFEDLERTHRELEEEDLDEALPLPEDDDEEDLSEYKFSKFAATYFQGTTTHTYVRRPLKQPLLFHDDEGDQLAALAVWITVLRFMGDLPEPKYHTAISDGSEKIPVMTKIYETLGKKTYKRELQALQGEGETPQSDSPRKNSLRHKLVSLTLKKKSKITEEVTKRLNDGEYGLHGNSMLEDRPTSNLEKLHFIIGNGILRPGLRDEIYCQICKQLSQNPSKSSHARGWILISLCVGCFAPSDKFLKYLRNFISSGPPGYAPYCEERLRRTFVNGTRTQPPSWLELQATKSKKPIMLPVTFMDGTTKTLLTDSATTAKELCNTLADKISLQDRFGFSLYIALFDKVSSLGSGNDHVMDAVSQCEQYAKEQGAQERNAPWRLFFRKEIFTPWHCAADDTVATNLIYQQTVRGVKFGEYRCDREDLAELASQQYYVDYGSEVLLERLLSLIPSYIPDREMSSSRTVEKWAHFIMAAHKKGIYTQKRFDPQKVKEEVVDFARHKWPLLFSRFYEAFKFSGPSLPKNDLIVAVNWTGVYFVDEQEQVLLELAFPEITAVSSSRGGKLQSQSFTLATIKGEEYTFTSNNAEDIRDLVVTFLEGLRKRSKFVVALQDSPNQNGEPSTFLSFQKGDLILLDQDTGEQVLNSGWAHGVNERTNQKGDFPADSVYVLPTMTRPQQEIVALVTMTPDQRQQSVRVSQLMLPEGEDSVKPYTLEEFSYDYFRPPPKHTLSRVMVTKNRGKDKLWSCTREPLKQPLLKKVIHHEDLAQEACMAFIAVMKYMGDYPSKRTRSVNELTDQIFEGSLKAEPLKDEIFCQIIKQLTDNHVKYSEEKGWELLWLCTGLFPPSNILLPHIQRFLQSKRQHPLSADCMHRLHKALRNGSRKYPPHLVEVEAIQHKTTQIFHKVYFPDDTDEAFEVESSTKAKDFCQNISTRLLLKSHEGFSLFVKISDKVISVPEGDFFFDFVRHLTDWIKKSRPAKDGMVPSLTYQVFFMKKLWTSTVPGKDSFADSIFHYYQELPKYLRGYHKCSRDEVFQLAALIYRVKFEDDKSHFPTIPKMLRELVPHDLIRQMSPDDWKRSVVAFFNKQAGKSREEAKLMFLKIIYKWQTFGSAFFEVKQTTEPNYPEILLIAINKHGVSLIDPKTKDILITHPFTKISNWSSGNTYFHITIGNLVRGSKLLCETSLGYKMDDLLTSYISQMLTTMNKQRSGRGLNK
- the myo7aa gene encoding myosin VIIAa isoform X4, whose amino-acid sequence is MVILQQGDYVWLDLKSGREFEVPIGAVVKLCDSGQIQVVDDEGNEHWISPQNATNIKPMHPTSIHGVEDMIRLGDLNEAGILRNLLIRYREKLIYTYTGSILVAINPYQLLPIYTADQIRLYTNKKIGEMPPHIFAIADNCYFNMQRNNRDQCCIISGESGAGKTESTKLILQFLAAISGQHSWIEQQVLEANPILEAFGNAKTIRNDNSSRFGKYIDIHFNKRGAIEGAKIEQYLLEKSRVCRQAQDERNYHIFYCMLKGMTADEKKKLGLSKATDYTYLTMGKCTVCDGRDDMKEYSNIRSAMKVLMFTDKENWEISKLLAAILHMGNLRYEARTYDNLDACEVVHSPHLTTAATLLEVDGKDLRNCLTSRTLITRGETVSTPLSMEQALDVRDAFVKGIYGRLFVWIVEKINAAIYKPPSSQSKGIRRSIGLLDIFGFENFTVNSFEQLCINFANENLQQFFVRHVFKLEQEEYNLENINWQHIEFTDNQDALDMIAIKPMNIISLIDEESRFPKGTDSTMLNKLNFQHKVNTNYIPPKNNYETQFGIQHFAGVVYYETKGFLEKNRDTLYGDIIQLVHSSKNKFIKQIFQADVAMVTHTHKIYSSMNKIIICNKTNNGSGMFSGGAFSCPACFYTHLSHFSLCVCVCVCSLHDHPASLQFLCGFAPASCLHLPSSTLPKGAETRKRSPTLSSQFKRSLELLMRTLSVCQPFFVRCIKPNEYKKPMLFDRDLCVRQLRYSGMMETIRIRRAGYPIRYTFVEFVDRYRVLMPGVKPAYKQEDLRGTCQRIAEAVLGRDDDWQMGKTKIFLKDHHDMLLEIERDKAITDKVILIQKVVRGFKDRSNFLRMRKSAVLIQKTWRGYLCRKNYGAMRAGFSRLQALVRSRKLCASYHVARQRITGFQGHCRGFLVRRAFRHRLWAVITIQAYTRGMIARRLYRRLRGEYRRRLEAEKMRLAEETKLRNQMSAKRAKAEAERKHQERLTQLAKEDAEREKKEKEEARRKKELVEQMERARMEPVNDSDMVDKMFGFLGTTSSFPGQEGQAPVGFEDLERTHRELEEEDLDEALPLPEDDDEEDLSEYKFSKFAATYFQGTTTHTYVRRPLKQPLLFHDDEGDQLAALAVWITVLRFMGDLPEPKYHTAISDGSEKIPVMTKIYETLGKKTYKRELQALQGEGETPQSDSPRKNSLRHKLVSLTLKKKSKITEEVTKRLNDGEYGLHGNSMLEDRPTSNLEKLHFIIGNGILRPGLRDEIYCQICKQLSQNPSKSSHARGWILISLCVGCFAPSDKFLKYLRNFISSGPPGYAPYCEERLRRTFVNGTRTQPPSWLELQATKSKKPIMLPVTFMDGTTKTLLTDSATTAKELCNTLADKISLQDRFGFSLYIALFDKVSSLGSGNDHVMDAVSQCEQYAKEQGAQERNAPWRLFFRKEIFTPWHCAADDTVATNLIYQQTVRGVKFGEYRCDREDLAELASQQYYVDYGSEVLLERLLSLIPSYIPDREMSSSRTVEKWAHFIMAAHKKGIYTQKRFDPQKVKEEVVDFARHKWPLLFSRFYEAFKFSGPSLPKNDLIVAVNWTGVYFVDEQEQVLLELAFPEITAVSSSRGGKLQSQSFTLATIKGEEYTFTSNNAEDIRDLVVTFLEGLRKRSKFVVALQDSPNQNGEPSTFLSFQKGDLILLDQDTGEQVLNSGWAHGVNERTNQKGDFPADSVYVLPTMTRPQQEIVALVTMTPDQRQQSVRVSQLMLPEGEDSVKPYTLEEFSYDYFRPPPKHTLSRVMVTKNRGKDKLWSCTREPLKQPLLKKVIHHEDLAQEACMAFIAVMKYMGDYPSKRTRSVNELTDQIFEGSLKAEPLKDEIFCQIIKQLTDNHVKYSEEKGWELLWLCTGLFPPSNILLPHIQRFLQSKRQHPLSADCMHRLHKALRNGSRKYPPHLVEVEAIQHKTTQIFHKVYFPDDTDEAFEVESSTKAKDFCQNISTRLLLKSHEGFSLFVKISDKVISVPEGDFFFDFVRHLTDWIKKSRPAKDGMVPSLTYQVFFMKKLWTSTVPGKDSFADSIFHYYQELPKYLRGYHKCSRDEVFQLAALIYRVKFEDDKSHFPTIPKMLRELVPHDLIRQMSPDDWKRSVVAFFNKQAGKSREEAKLMFLKIIYKWQTFGSAFFEVKQTTEPNYPEILLIAINKHGVSLIDPKTKDILITHPFTKISNWSSGNTYFHITIGNLVRGSKLLCETSLGYKMDDLLTSYISQMLTTMNKQRSGRGLNK